ATTTAGATCTATGGACAGCATCATTGTAGTAAAGGTCGCAATGCCAGAGGAATCGTTACCGTAAAGCATATAAGGGGAGAAATCATGTATTTTACATATCCATACGATTGAAATTAATAGTTTTGCAAAGGACTTAAGATACTTTGGATATATATTTATGAAAGTTTTGAAATGCTCAGACATTCGATCAATATTAGATTAAATGAAGAATTGCCTTTTGTTTTCGAGGAAAGTAATCAAACTTAATTTTATCATTTCGTAAACCACACCACACAAATGATTTTAATTCACAAGTCTATTCTACTATTTTAATTCATGTTTCGAACAGAACCGGTGAAAGTATACATAAGTATACACCCATCAAAGGGGTCGTTCCCCATCCAGGAGCAGAATAGTCAAAGCCATACCCAACCAAAAAGAGCAACGACGAAATGACAACATGAGATGCTTCGGTCATCCCCATTTAGATTTAGATCTATGGACAGCATCATTGTGGTAAAGGTAGCAATGCCAGAGGAATCATTACCGTAAAGCATATAAGGGGAGAAATCATGTATTTTACATATCCATACGATTGAAATTAACAGTTTTGCAAAGGACTTAGGAAACTTTGGATATATATTTATGAAAGTTTCGGAATGCTCAGACATTCGATCAATATTAGATTAAATGAAGAATTGTCTTTTGTTTTCAAGGAAAAAAATCAAAAAAAAAATGATTTTTTTTTCTTACTTTTATCAGTTAGGAGCCGTGCGAGATGAAAGTGTATTTCGTATACTCTTTGATAAACGCAGATTTGCTGTAAATCGAGTTATTCTCTAGTCTAATATTTTTGGAGTGTGCTAGATGAGGCGATTACTGTGTGCACATTTTGGCTTGTTTCATTGAGCAACTCAAGAGTACTAATGACAAACTGAAACGCAAGCGGCAGATCTTGGAATCTCTAAACTGAGTTGTAAAACTAAAACATGATTTGAGTTGAGATTATGAGTATCAACATCATCGTTATCAACCTAAGACAATTTCATCGACGTAATAGAACCAGTAACCTTGGTGAATAGTGTGTTGATCAGAGGTTTATCCCTTGAATCAAAGAGCTGTAAAGTCTGCAAACTTGACGAAAGGTTGTTTTGAGCTTCAAACTTTGCATTTGATGGCAAAATGTCTTATTGTTTGGAGGTAACTTAGTGTATGTTTCACTTAACTATTCAATAAGAGTAAACCAAATATATGAAACTCATCACATGAAGAGTGGAATTAATATACTGTATAAAAAGAAAAATCAATTAACCATGAAGAGAAAATGTGAAGGTTCAACGTTATGTGATTCAGTTTATGACACTTGCTCTTAACTTGGAGGTTTCTCAGTAACTTTCTGGGCAATCCAACCAAGCCCATCATGCAATCCTTCTCCAGTGACTGCACAGCTTGCTTGAATGTGCCAATCATGGTTCTTGATGCTGTGAAGGTTAAGCGCGTCCGTGATCTCAGCTGGGCTCATAGCATCCTTGAGGTCCTGTTTGTTTGCAAAGACGAGTATGACCGAGTTCTGAAGATCCTCATGCCCGAGTAATCTGGATAGCTCATCTTTCATTAAAGAGATTCTGGCTCTGTCTGTGCTATCGATAACCACGATTACAGCGTTCGTTCCTCTGTAGTAAGTTGCCCATGATGTTCTGAGCCTATCTTGCCCACCAAGATCCCAAACCTAAAGACAAGAATATTGTAAAAAAGCACAATGGTGTAAGTTACTGACAAATAGCAATTGATGATTTATCAGAGACCATAAGAATTGTGGCAACATGATTAAACTTCAAAAATTTGAGATTGTGAAGCCTTCCACAAACCATGGATGTAATTAATATTAAAAAGGGACAGAAACAGAGAATCCAATTCAATAGAGGAACACATAGAAACAGTTGAGTTTATGTCCTTGCAATGAAATTAAACCTGAAGAGAAAAGTAGTGAGAAGCTATGCATCAACTTAAGTTAGGCAAAGCTTGAAACCGCAGGCTTATGGACAAGTAGACGTATACACAAGGATAAGCAAATTCTTATCAGAAAGCATTAGAGTGGTGCCAATATGAATAAAGTTGAAAGCTTTAAGCTTGTGAAGCCTTCCCACAAACTATGG
This sequence is a window from Brassica oleracea var. oleracea cultivar TO1000 chromosome C1, BOL, whole genome shotgun sequence. Protein-coding genes within it:
- the LOC106342130 gene encoding ADP-ribosylation factor-like protein 5, whose amino-acid sequence is MGAFASRFWFMMFPAKEYKIVVVGLDNAGKTTTLYKLHLGEVVTTHPTVGSNVEELVYKNIRFEVWDLGGQDRLRTSWATYYRGTNAVIVVIDSTDRARISLMKDELSRLLGHEDLQNSVILVFANKQDLKDAMSPAEITDALNLHSIKNHDWHIQASCAVTGEGLHDGLGWIAQKVTEKPPS